The proteins below are encoded in one region of Pseudoduganella armeniaca:
- a CDS encoding ATP-binding protein: MKRLLRPTLARRVMLALLLAFALVWLVLMARQFLVATDQDAIDANLRALGQNMLASIAPIARADAARAVVAATSTLVNNSYRSNDVPGVVLMELRDAAGRRLFLSPEGGQASLGAGRTAIGDVKVAGQRYRLYVGRTARWTLLVAAPHLEPAWILRSMMGSLTLDMLIAFPFVLLPVWIAVSGGLRPLRRLSQGIAARGPDDLAPLDHVPRHAELRPLAAALDRLLTQLRGRLAREQGFVQDAAHELRTPLAVISAQAHVLVRARDAAARMEARQRMDAAVMRASHLVGQLLTLAQIGNRHEPALAATDLAQLLRAELALLVPGALARGIELSLDAPETLVAPTDVHAFQSIVQNLAGNALAYVPAGRQVRVALAARPDGWCLTVADDGPGIPIAERALVFERFHRGSGHDVPGAGLGLAIVREAAARLGGGVVLGEGIGGRGAGLP; this comes from the coding sequence ATGAAGCGGCTGTTGCGACCGACCCTGGCGCGGCGGGTCATGCTGGCGTTGCTGCTGGCGTTCGCACTGGTGTGGCTGGTGCTGATGGCGCGCCAGTTCCTGGTTGCGACCGACCAGGATGCCATCGATGCCAATCTGCGCGCGCTGGGCCAGAACATGCTGGCATCGATCGCGCCCATTGCGCGGGCCGACGCGGCCCGCGCCGTCGTGGCGGCCACTTCGACCCTGGTCAACAACAGCTATCGCAGCAACGACGTGCCTGGCGTCGTGCTGATGGAGCTGCGCGATGCCGCCGGCAGGCGCCTGTTCCTTTCGCCCGAAGGTGGCCAGGCCAGCCTCGGCGCGGGGCGCACGGCCATCGGCGACGTCAAGGTCGCGGGACAGCGGTACCGCCTGTACGTGGGCCGCACGGCGCGCTGGACGCTGCTGGTGGCGGCACCGCACCTGGAGCCGGCCTGGATCCTGCGCTCGATGATGGGCAGCCTGACGCTGGACATGCTGATCGCCTTTCCCTTCGTGCTGCTGCCGGTGTGGATCGCCGTTTCTGGTGGACTGCGGCCGCTGCGGCGGCTGTCCCAAGGCATCGCCGCGCGTGGCCCGGACGACCTGGCGCCGCTCGACCATGTGCCGCGCCACGCCGAGCTGCGACCGCTGGCGGCGGCGCTCGACCGTCTGCTGACGCAACTGCGCGGGCGGCTGGCGCGCGAGCAGGGCTTCGTGCAGGACGCGGCGCACGAGCTGCGCACGCCGCTGGCCGTGATCTCGGCCCAGGCGCACGTGCTGGTGCGCGCGCGGGATGCGGCCGCGCGGATGGAAGCCCGGCAGCGCATGGACGCGGCGGTGATGCGCGCGTCGCACCTCGTCGGCCAATTGCTGACGTTGGCGCAGATCGGCAACCGCCACGAGCCTGCGCTGGCGGCGACGGACCTGGCGCAGCTGCTGCGGGCCGAGCTGGCGCTGCTGGTGCCGGGCGCCCTGGCTCGCGGCATCGAGCTGTCGCTGGATGCGCCCGAGACGCTGGTGGCGCCAACGGACGTACATGCCTTCCAATCCATTGTGCAGAACCTAGCCGGCAATGCGCTGGCCTATGTGCCGGCCGGCCGGCAGGTGCGGGTGGCGCTGGCGGCACGCCCGGATGGCTGGTGCCTGACGGTGGCGGACGACGGCCCCGGCATTCCGATCGCGGAGCGCGCGCTGGTGTTCGAGCGCTTTCATCGCGGCAGCGGGCATGATGTGCCGGGGGCTGGTCTGGGGCTGGCGATCGTGCGGGAGGCGGCTGCGCGGCTGGGTGGCGGTGTTGTGCTGGGGGAGGGGATTGGCGGGCGGGGTGCGGGTTTGCCGTGA
- a CDS encoding response regulator, whose translation MHILIIEDDLDLGFALQRALQVEGISSEWLRRAADVPLPFAQAQFDCILLDLTLPDGTGLELLARWRAAGVALPVIVITARAALEDRLAGLDGGADDFIVKPFATVELVSRIRAVLRRYARQASEVWTVGALQIEPRGYVARLAGQPLDLSPREFHLLLELTREPGVVVAKGTLAQRLEPLGDALDFGAIEVHVSNLRRKIGAERIRTVRGIGYLYVA comes from the coding sequence ATGCACATCCTGATCATCGAAGACGACCTTGACCTGGGCTTCGCGCTGCAGCGCGCCTTGCAGGTCGAAGGCATCAGCAGCGAGTGGCTGCGCCGCGCGGCCGATGTGCCGCTGCCGTTCGCGCAAGCCCAATTCGATTGCATTCTCCTGGACCTGACGCTGCCCGACGGTACCGGCCTGGAACTGCTGGCGCGCTGGCGTGCCGCTGGCGTGGCGCTGCCCGTGATCGTCATTACCGCCCGGGCCGCCCTGGAGGACCGCCTGGCAGGGCTCGACGGCGGAGCGGACGACTTCATCGTCAAGCCGTTCGCCACGGTGGAGCTGGTTTCGCGCATCCGCGCCGTGCTGCGGCGCTATGCGCGCCAGGCCAGCGAGGTTTGGACCGTGGGCGCGTTGCAGATCGAGCCGCGCGGCTACGTGGCCCGGCTGGCCGGCCAGCCGCTCGACCTGTCGCCGCGCGAGTTCCACCTGCTGCTTGAACTGACGCGCGAGCCGGGCGTCGTGGTGGCCAAGGGCACGCTGGCGCAGCGCCTGGAGCCGCTGGGCGACGCGCTGGACTTTGGCGCGATCGAGGTGCACGTGTCGAACCTGCGCCGCAAGATCGGCGCGGAACGCATCCGCACCGTGCGCGGCATCGGCTACCTGTACGTCGCATGA
- a CDS encoding GDSL-type esterase/lipase family protein yields the protein MRSWNERTDEFNLDRLYELAIADPARPESWDQRRYAPDLIVSAIGTNDFNPGIPERATYVGKYVALVRTLLHDHPQARIVLTEGAILDGAKKAALRAYIDETVRQVGDPRVSSVASRHYPGDVLDAHPTREQHAAMAADLVPQLRAVMGW from the coding sequence GTGCGCAGCTGGAACGAGCGTACCGACGAATTCAACCTGGACCGGCTGTACGAGCTGGCGATCGCCGACCCGGCCCGGCCGGAGTCCTGGGACCAGCGCCGCTATGCGCCGGACCTGATTGTCAGCGCAATCGGCACCAACGACTTCAATCCCGGTATTCCCGAGCGTGCCACCTACGTCGGCAAGTACGTGGCGCTGGTGCGCACCTTGTTGCACGATCACCCGCAAGCGCGCATCGTGCTGACGGAGGGCGCCATCCTGGACGGCGCGAAGAAGGCGGCGCTGCGTGCGTATATCGACGAGACCGTCCGGCAGGTCGGCGATCCACGCGTCAGCAGCGTCGCCTCACGCCACTATCCGGGCGATGTGCTGGACGCCCATCCGACGCGCGAACAGCATGCCGCGATGGCGGCCGACCTGGTGCCGCAGTTGCGCGCCGTGATGGGCTGGTAG
- a CDS encoding GDSL-type esterase/lipase family protein, giving the protein MRKNGWALAALALCAAGAAWADTAPGQVRQCANVVEPRSVAYPWMSIERWHQLNRDKTALAAKGNVDVLFLGDSITEGWPKAEWDSHFGQYRAANFGIGGDHTGNVLWRLQNGSMDKLRPKVVVLLIGTNNFGLCGEAPGQVFQGISSVVASLRQLYPDAKILLNAVLPVEPKPDHPRRLNVARLNRDVARLDDGKHVFFRDYGPCSCSRTARSRRPSCPTTCI; this is encoded by the coding sequence ATGCGCAAGAACGGATGGGCACTGGCGGCGCTGGCATTGTGCGCCGCCGGGGCGGCATGGGCCGATACGGCGCCGGGCCAGGTGCGCCAGTGCGCCAACGTGGTGGAGCCGCGCAGCGTGGCGTATCCATGGATGTCGATCGAGCGCTGGCACCAGCTCAATCGCGACAAGACGGCGCTGGCGGCCAAGGGCAATGTGGACGTGCTGTTCCTGGGCGATTCGATCACGGAAGGGTGGCCGAAAGCCGAGTGGGACAGCCACTTCGGCCAGTACCGCGCGGCCAACTTCGGCATCGGCGGCGACCATACGGGCAACGTGCTGTGGCGCCTGCAGAACGGCAGCATGGACAAGCTGCGCCCGAAAGTGGTCGTGCTGCTGATCGGCACCAACAACTTCGGCCTGTGCGGCGAGGCGCCCGGGCAGGTCTTCCAGGGCATCAGCTCCGTCGTCGCGTCGCTGCGCCAGCTCTATCCCGATGCGAAGATCCTGCTGAACGCGGTGCTGCCGGTGGAGCCGAAGCCGGATCATCCGCGCCGCCTCAACGTGGCTAGGCTCAATCGCGACGTGGCCCGGCTGGATGACGGCAAGCACGTGTTCTTCCGCGACTACGGCCCTTGTTCGTGCAGCCGGACGGCACGATCTCGCCGGCCATCATGCCCGACTACCTGCATTTGA
- a CDS encoding glycoside hydrolase family 27 protein, whose translation MTRTLLAAALLLAAGGAQAQKFEGLADTPQMGWNSWNKFGCEINEQLIRETADAMVTLGMKDAGYRYINLDDCWHGQRDKDGTIQADPVRFPSGIKALADYVHARGLKLGLYSDAGATTCGGRPGSRGHEYQDARTYAAWGVDYVKYDWCDTKGLNAEGAYTTMRDALRAAGRPILLSICEWGDNKPWDWARDVGHSWRTTGDIYACWDCEVSLGSWSTFGVMKIVDKSLALRKYAGPGHWNDLDMLEVGNGLTPEEDRSHFSLWAMLASPLISGNDLRKMPEAVRKVLTNQDVIAVNQDKLGVQALRMLTDGPLEVWIKPLAGADWAVLFLNRGEQVLERGYDWHKQPLSDDLSKRSADLKKTAYRWTDLWQRKTGDTAKPLALKLAPHGVTMLRLTPRGSAL comes from the coding sequence ATGACGCGGACACTGTTGGCGGCGGCGCTGCTGCTGGCGGCCGGCGGCGCCCAGGCGCAGAAATTCGAGGGCCTGGCGGACACGCCGCAGATGGGCTGGAACAGCTGGAACAAGTTCGGCTGCGAGATCAACGAACAGCTGATCCGCGAGACCGCCGATGCGATGGTGACGCTGGGCATGAAGGACGCCGGCTACCGCTACATCAACCTCGACGACTGCTGGCACGGCCAGCGCGACAAGGATGGCACGATCCAGGCCGACCCCGTGCGCTTCCCGTCCGGGATCAAGGCGCTGGCGGACTACGTGCATGCACGTGGCCTGAAACTGGGCCTGTACTCGGATGCCGGCGCCACCACCTGCGGCGGCCGGCCCGGCAGCCGCGGTCATGAATACCAGGACGCCCGCACCTATGCCGCCTGGGGTGTCGACTACGTCAAGTACGACTGGTGCGACACCAAGGGCCTGAACGCGGAGGGCGCCTACACGACGATGCGCGACGCCCTGCGCGCGGCGGGCCGGCCGATCCTGCTGTCGATCTGCGAGTGGGGCGACAACAAGCCGTGGGACTGGGCGCGCGACGTCGGGCATTCCTGGCGCACGACCGGCGACATCTACGCTTGCTGGGACTGCGAGGTGTCGCTGGGCTCCTGGTCTACCTTCGGCGTGATGAAGATCGTCGACAAGTCGCTGGCGCTGCGCAAGTACGCGGGCCCCGGCCACTGGAACGACCTGGACATGCTGGAGGTGGGCAACGGCCTGACGCCGGAGGAAGACCGCTCGCACTTCTCGCTGTGGGCCATGCTGGCGTCGCCGCTCATCTCCGGCAATGACCTGCGCAAGATGCCCGAGGCGGTGCGCAAGGTGCTGACCAACCAGGACGTCATCGCCGTCAACCAGGACAAGCTGGGCGTGCAGGCGCTGCGCATGCTCACCGACGGGCCGCTGGAAGTGTGGATCAAGCCCCTGGCCGGCGCTGACTGGGCCGTGCTGTTCCTGAACCGCGGCGAGCAGGTGCTGGAACGCGGCTACGACTGGCACAAGCAGCCATTGTCGGACGACCTGTCGAAGCGTTCGGCCGACCTGAAGAAGACCGCCTACCGTTGGACCGACCTGTGGCAGCGCAAAACCGGCGACACTGCCAAGCCGCTGGCCCTGAAGCTGGCGCCGCACGGCGTGACGATGCTGCGCCTGACGCCGCGCGGCAGCGCGCTATGA
- a CDS encoding glycoside hydrolase 5 family protein — MKRTITLAASLMMMHALPMDAAAANDKGAFVKVDRTHFVRGGQRYYIAGANFWYGAYLGAAGKVGDRARLVKELDTLKAAGINNVRVLAVSEKTDMPSAVRPATTAAPGQYDEDLLAGLDYLLAELAKRDMTAVIYLNNFWQWSGGMTQYLNWFEGTKALDPNITKDYEDYMAKTVRFYRNDQAQAEYRNVIRKIVQRVNTVTGKRYADDPAVMAWQLANEPRPGNARTTPEEKAVYVKWIADTAGYIHGLDANHLVSSGSEGLAGSAQDGELFMQAHRSKHIDYLTYHLWPKNWGWIDSKTVAATWDGALEKSRHYLNVHIDYAKKVGKPIVLEEFGMDRDNASFDIKAGTTVRDRFYGAVFDVITTRATKGEPIAGFNFWAWGGAGRAANPDYWWKEGNDLMGDPPQEEQGLYSVFDTDASTIALIRATAAKLKGLERK; from the coding sequence ATGAAACGAACGATCACGCTGGCGGCCAGCCTCATGATGATGCACGCGCTGCCGATGGATGCGGCGGCGGCGAACGACAAGGGCGCCTTCGTCAAGGTCGACCGGACGCATTTCGTCCGCGGCGGCCAGCGCTACTACATTGCCGGCGCCAACTTCTGGTACGGCGCCTACCTGGGCGCGGCCGGCAAGGTGGGCGACCGCGCGCGCCTGGTCAAGGAGCTCGATACGCTGAAGGCGGCCGGCATCAACAACGTGCGCGTGCTGGCCGTCTCGGAGAAGACCGACATGCCGAGCGCGGTGCGCCCCGCCACCACGGCGGCGCCGGGCCAGTACGACGAAGACCTGCTGGCAGGCCTCGATTACCTGCTGGCCGAACTGGCGAAGCGCGACATGACGGCCGTGATCTACCTGAACAACTTCTGGCAGTGGTCGGGCGGCATGACGCAATACCTGAACTGGTTCGAGGGCACGAAGGCGCTGGACCCGAACATCACCAAGGACTACGAAGACTACATGGCCAAGACGGTGCGCTTTTACCGCAACGACCAGGCCCAGGCGGAGTACCGCAACGTGATCCGCAAGATCGTCCAGCGCGTCAATACCGTCACCGGCAAGCGCTACGCCGACGATCCGGCCGTGATGGCATGGCAGCTGGCCAACGAGCCGCGGCCGGGCAACGCCAGGACGACGCCGGAAGAGAAGGCCGTCTACGTCAAGTGGATCGCCGACACGGCCGGCTATATCCACGGCCTGGATGCCAATCACCTGGTCAGCAGCGGCAGCGAAGGGCTGGCCGGCTCGGCCCAGGACGGCGAACTGTTCATGCAGGCCCACCGCAGCAAGCATATCGATTACCTGACGTACCACCTGTGGCCAAAGAACTGGGGCTGGATCGACTCGAAGACCGTGGCGGCCACCTGGGATGGCGCGCTGGAGAAGAGCCGGCATTACCTGAACGTGCACATCGACTACGCGAAGAAGGTCGGCAAGCCCATCGTGCTGGAGGAATTCGGCATGGACCGCGACAACGCTTCCTTCGACATCAAGGCCGGCACCACGGTGCGCGACCGCTTCTATGGCGCGGTGTTCGACGTGATCACGACGCGTGCGACCAAGGGCGAGCCCATCGCCGGCTTCAATTTCTGGGCCTGGGGGGGCGCCGGCCGCGCCGCCAATCCGGATTACTGGTGGAAGGAAGGCAACGACCTGATGGGCGACCCGCCGCAGGAAGAGCAGGGCCTGTACTCCGTGTTCGACACGGACGCCAGCACCATCGCGCTGATCCGCGCGACGGCCGCCAAGCTGAAAGGGCTGGAGCGCAAATGA
- a CDS encoding glycoside hydrolase family 3 C-terminal domain-containing protein, protein MRTPLQSMARIALLALAAWPALAAVADAGDAPVQRPWLDRSLDPDRRAALALQAMTQQEKLNWAYGYFGADHAGSKSKKIAAALPFSAGYIPGIPRLGLPALFETDAGIGVATQYTTTPRERTALPAGIATAATWNRRLAYEGGRMIGAEARASGFNVMLAGGVNLLREPRNGRNFEYAGEDPLHAGLMVAEQVKGIESNHVIATLKHFAVNAQETGRFQLDARIDPAAARMSDLLAFQIALEGSDAGAFMCAYNRVNGPYACESPWLLDEVLKRDWGFKGYVMSDWGATHSTVPAANAGLDQQSGAEFDKSNYFGAALAEAAENGHVPARRLDDLAHRVLRTMFAKGVVDHPVKEGGAIDFDAHASVTQADAEEGIVLLKNERQLLPLRAGTKIAIIGGHADVGVLAGGGSSLVYPVGGNAVPGLLPATWPGPVMYYPSSPLKAMQARAGTGSVTYDDGTDPARAASVAANADVVLVFATQWVGEALDANSLALPDRQDELIAAVAAANPRTAVVLENSGPVLMPWLDRVAAVVEAWYPGTRGGEAIARVLFGEVNPSGRLPATFPRSERQLPRPRLDGDPAKPDLRFTVDYHEGAAVGYKWFDLKGHQPLFPFGYGLSYTSFGYGGLAARVVDGKVRVRFQVTNTGQAAGKDVPQVYVAPVGTRWEAPKRLAGWDKVDLAPGATREVELTIDPRLFGIMRGNAKTWHVAAGSYKVLLARHAGDTQPRSITINLPARVLNLAGQPTTTNKGQR, encoded by the coding sequence ATGAGGACGCCGCTGCAATCGATGGCGCGCATCGCCCTGCTGGCGCTGGCGGCGTGGCCGGCGTTGGCGGCCGTGGCCGACGCGGGCGACGCCCCCGTCCAGCGCCCGTGGCTGGACCGTTCGCTCGATCCGGACCGGCGTGCGGCGCTGGCGCTGCAGGCGATGACGCAACAGGAAAAACTGAACTGGGCCTACGGCTACTTCGGCGCCGACCATGCCGGCAGCAAGAGCAAGAAGATCGCCGCCGCATTGCCGTTTTCCGCCGGCTACATCCCCGGTATACCGCGCCTGGGCCTGCCCGCGTTGTTCGAGACCGACGCCGGCATCGGCGTCGCCACCCAGTACACGACGACGCCGCGCGAGCGTACCGCGCTGCCCGCCGGCATCGCGACGGCGGCCACGTGGAACCGCCGGCTGGCCTACGAGGGCGGGCGCATGATCGGCGCCGAGGCGCGCGCTTCCGGCTTCAACGTCATGCTGGCCGGCGGCGTCAACCTGCTGCGCGAGCCGCGCAACGGCCGCAATTTCGAGTACGCGGGCGAAGACCCGCTGCATGCCGGGCTGATGGTGGCCGAGCAGGTCAAGGGCATCGAGTCGAACCACGTCATCGCGACCCTGAAGCACTTCGCCGTGAATGCCCAGGAAACCGGCCGCTTCCAGCTGGACGCGCGCATCGATCCCGCCGCCGCGCGCATGTCGGACCTGCTGGCGTTCCAGATCGCGCTCGAAGGGTCCGATGCCGGCGCGTTCATGTGTGCCTACAACCGCGTCAACGGTCCGTATGCCTGCGAGAGCCCGTGGCTGCTGGACGAGGTGCTCAAGCGCGACTGGGGCTTCAAGGGCTACGTGATGTCCGACTGGGGCGCGACCCACAGCACGGTACCGGCAGCCAACGCCGGGCTAGATCAACAGTCCGGCGCCGAATTCGACAAGTCGAACTACTTCGGCGCGGCGCTGGCGGAGGCGGCGGAAAACGGCCACGTTCCCGCACGCCGCCTGGACGACCTGGCCCACCGCGTGCTGCGCACCATGTTTGCCAAGGGCGTCGTCGACCATCCCGTCAAGGAAGGCGGTGCCATCGATTTCGATGCGCACGCCAGCGTCACCCAGGCCGATGCGGAAGAGGGCATCGTGCTGCTGAAGAACGAACGGCAACTGCTGCCGCTGCGGGCCGGCACCAAGATCGCGATCATCGGCGGCCATGCGGACGTGGGCGTGCTGGCCGGCGGTGGCTCGTCGCTGGTCTACCCGGTCGGCGGCAACGCCGTGCCCGGCCTGCTGCCGGCCACCTGGCCTGGTCCCGTCATGTACTACCCGTCTTCGCCGCTGAAGGCGATGCAGGCGCGCGCCGGCACCGGCTCGGTAACGTACGACGACGGCACCGATCCCGCCCGTGCCGCAAGCGTGGCGGCGAACGCGGACGTGGTGCTGGTGTTCGCCACGCAGTGGGTGGGCGAGGCCCTCGATGCCAACTCGCTGGCGCTGCCGGACCGGCAGGACGAGCTGATCGCCGCGGTGGCCGCCGCCAATCCCCGCACCGCCGTGGTGCTGGAAAACAGCGGTCCCGTGCTGATGCCCTGGCTGGACCGGGTCGCCGCCGTCGTCGAGGCCTGGTACCCGGGCACGCGCGGCGGCGAAGCCATCGCCCGCGTGCTGTTCGGCGAGGTCAATCCGTCCGGCCGCCTGCCGGCCACGTTCCCGCGCTCCGAACGGCAGTTGCCGCGGCCGCGGCTGGACGGCGATCCGGCCAAGCCCGACCTGCGCTTCACCGTCGACTACCACGAGGGCGCGGCGGTGGGCTACAAATGGTTCGACCTGAAGGGCCACCAGCCCCTGTTCCCGTTCGGCTACGGCCTGTCGTACACCAGCTTCGGCTACGGCGGCCTGGCAGCACGCGTCGTCGATGGCAAGGTACGGGTGCGCTTCCAGGTCACCAATACCGGCCAGGCGGCCGGCAAGGACGTGCCGCAGGTGTACGTCGCACCGGTCGGCACGCGCTGGGAGGCACCGAAGCGGCTGGCCGGCTGGGACAAGGTGGACCTGGCGCCCGGCGCCACGCGCGAGGTCGAGCTGACGATCGACCCGCGCCTGTTCGGCATCATGCGCGGCAATGCCAAGACCTGGCACGTCGCGGCCGGCAGCTACAAGGTGCTGCTGGCACGCCATGCCGGCGACACGCAGCCGCGGAGCATCACCATCAACCTGCCGGCCCGGGTGCTGAACCTGGCCGGCCAACCGACAACAACCAACAAGGGACAACGATGA
- a CDS encoding sugar MFS transporter: MDHSTPARLHQPPAPARAAAQPSPHQSPHQSHTVPLIVITILFFMWGLLTSLNDVLIPHLKGIYTLNYVQAMLVQFCFFGAYFIVSLPAGMLIRRIGYKRGAVTGLVVAAAGCALFYPAAMSGYGLFLFAFFVLASGITVLQVAANPFVTVLGPPAQASSRLTLTQAFNSLGTTIAPALGGMLILAQVPAAVAGRAGEAAAVQGPYLALAGALLLLAVLFAVVRLPTITHDDGLPELPGQAKTSVLKQRHLLLGAIGIFLYVGAEVSIGSFLINFLGEARIAGLSHADAANYVSWYWGGAMVGRFIGFAVMRHVSPGKALAFNATATIVLVLLAVFGQGTVAMWALIAVGLFNSIMFPTIFSMALHKLGAQTGQGSGILCMAIVGGAIVPFVQGFLADAIGLQLSFLVPAACYVFILYFGLRYAGMYVDEIKAV; the protein is encoded by the coding sequence ATGGATCATTCCACCCCCGCGCGGCTGCACCAGCCGCCGGCCCCGGCGCGCGCCGCCGCACAGCCTTCCCCGCATCAATCCCCGCATCAATCCCATACAGTACCGCTGATCGTCATCACGATCCTGTTCTTCATGTGGGGCCTGCTGACCTCCCTGAACGACGTGCTGATCCCGCACCTGAAGGGCATCTATACGCTCAACTACGTGCAGGCCATGCTGGTGCAGTTCTGCTTCTTCGGCGCCTATTTCATTGTCTCGCTGCCGGCCGGGATGCTGATCCGCCGCATCGGCTACAAGCGCGGCGCCGTCACGGGACTCGTCGTCGCGGCGGCCGGCTGCGCGCTGTTCTACCCGGCCGCGATGAGCGGCTACGGCTTGTTCCTGTTCGCGTTCTTCGTGCTGGCCTCCGGCATCACCGTGCTGCAGGTGGCGGCCAATCCCTTCGTCACCGTGCTCGGGCCGCCCGCGCAGGCATCGAGCCGCCTGACGTTGACGCAGGCGTTCAACTCGCTGGGCACGACCATCGCGCCGGCCCTGGGCGGCATGCTGATCCTGGCGCAGGTGCCAGCCGCCGTCGCGGGCCGTGCCGGCGAGGCCGCTGCCGTGCAGGGACCATACCTGGCGCTGGCGGGGGCGCTGTTGCTGCTGGCCGTGTTGTTCGCCGTCGTCCGCCTGCCCACGATCACGCACGACGACGGACTGCCCGAACTGCCGGGCCAGGCGAAAACCTCGGTCCTGAAGCAGCGCCACCTGCTGCTGGGCGCCATCGGCATCTTCCTGTACGTCGGCGCGGAAGTGAGCATCGGCAGCTTCCTGATCAACTTCCTGGGCGAGGCGCGCATCGCCGGGCTGTCCCATGCGGACGCCGCCAATTACGTCAGCTGGTACTGGGGCGGTGCCATGGTCGGGCGCTTCATCGGCTTTGCCGTGATGCGCCACGTCAGTCCCGGCAAGGCGCTGGCGTTCAATGCCACGGCCACGATCGTGCTGGTGCTGCTGGCCGTGTTCGGCCAGGGCACGGTGGCCATGTGGGCGCTGATCGCCGTCGGCCTGTTCAATTCCATCATGTTCCCCACCATCTTCAGCATGGCGCTGCACAAGCTGGGCGCACAGACGGGGCAGGGCTCCGGCATCCTGTGCATGGCCATCGTCGGCGGCGCGATCGTGCCGTTCGTGCAGGGCTTCCTGGCCGACGCCATCGGCCTGCAGCTGTCGTTCCTGGTGCCGGCCGCCTGCTACGTGTTCATCCTGTACTTCGGCCTGCGCTATGCCGGCATGTACGTCGACGAGATCAAGGCTGTATGA
- a CDS encoding LacI family DNA-binding transcriptional regulator translates to MTAATGAVTIRDIARVAGVSAGTISRALKNEPGLTESTRQMVLNTARDLGYDFCKLRPKRLRRLTFLLHRQHNTAASSPFYSPVLHGAEEACRKQGIVLSFMAVGPADGLADQLRIHAPDGIVCAGFFEPELLTALRDTGKPIVLIDMKLRGYSSVNPDNMMGGYLATRHLIERGRERVGFICGSLSHYSIRERARGYRQALFDAGILADPRLEASLPDGVDLETGAWEAMENLLALPKPPDALFCYNDSTALVAMRCCLARGLKVPHDISIVGFDDISTAVLGHRPLTTLRINKKELGAMGVELLLNGRTGAVEERISPVELVVRASTVC, encoded by the coding sequence ATGACGGCCGCAACCGGCGCCGTCACGATTCGCGACATCGCCCGGGTCGCTGGCGTCTCGGCCGGCACCATCTCGCGCGCCCTGAAAAACGAGCCGGGGCTGACCGAGTCGACGCGCCAGATGGTGCTGAACACGGCGCGCGACCTGGGCTACGACTTCTGCAAGCTGCGCCCGAAGCGGCTGCGCCGCCTGACCTTCCTGCTGCACCGCCAGCACAACACGGCCGCCAGCAGCCCGTTCTACTCGCCGGTGCTGCACGGCGCCGAGGAAGCCTGCCGCAAGCAGGGCATCGTGCTGTCGTTCATGGCGGTCGGCCCGGCCGACGGCCTGGCCGACCAGTTGCGCATCCACGCGCCGGACGGCATCGTCTGCGCCGGCTTCTTCGAGCCCGAGCTGCTGACGGCGCTGCGCGACACGGGCAAGCCGATCGTGCTGATCGACATGAAGCTGCGCGGCTACAGCTCCGTCAACCCGGACAACATGATGGGCGGTTACCTGGCCACCAGGCACCTGATCGAACGGGGCCGCGAGCGCGTCGGCTTCATTTGCGGCTCGCTCAGCCACTACAGCATCCGCGAACGGGCGCGCGGCTACCGCCAGGCGCTGTTCGATGCCGGCATCCTGGCCGATCCGCGCCTGGAAGCGAGCCTGCCGGACGGCGTGGACCTGGAAACCGGCGCGTGGGAGGCGATGGAAAACCTGCTCGCGCTGCCGAAACCGCCGGACGCGCTGTTCTGCTACAACGACAGCACCGCGCTGGTGGCGATGCGCTGCTGCCTGGCCAGGGGGTTGAAGGTACCGCACGATATCTCGATCGTTGGCTTCGACGACATCTCGACGGCCGTGCTGGGACACCGCCCGCTGACGACGCTGCGCATCAACAAGAAGGAACTGGGCGCGATGGGGGTCGAGCTGCTGCTGAACGGCCGCACCGGCGCGGTGGAGGAACGCATCTCGCCCGTGGAGCTGGTCGTGCGCGCCAGCACGGTGTGCTAG